Proteins encoded within one genomic window of Humulus lupulus chromosome 1, drHumLupu1.1, whole genome shotgun sequence:
- the LOC133819485 gene encoding serine/threonine-protein kinase BSK5-like, whose amino-acid sequence MTLCSSFHGPGLDVEGLQTSLCLSSLCPPIFHFAYSLKALRPPICSPWFLLSVGEESVFATRLVESLRSELLANLIGCCCEGDERLLVAKFMPHETLAKHLFHWGAQPMKWAMRLRVALHLAQALEYYSSKGRALYHDLNAYRVLFDQDGIPRLSCFGLTKNSRDGKSYSTNLAFTPLEYLRTDILTPESVVYSFGTLLPDLLSGKHIPPSHALDLIRRKNFLMLMDSALEGSRYLNFLTWEVGNVGEAIREDGLNFDLDEAILQIDMRSWFVVISWRMLMGSSCGVPKVRGLRAIDEVYDLLIVEDCEMGIGFY is encoded by the exons ATGACTCTGTGCTCCAGCTTCCATGGGCCTGGTTTAGATGTTGAAGGCTTACAAACATCATTGTGCCTTTCATCACTCTGCCCTCCAATTTTCCACTTCGCTTACTCACTCAAAGCCCTCCGCCCTCCAATTTGCAGCCCTTGGTTCCTGCTCTCCGTGGGTGAGGAGTCTGTGTTCGCAA CTAGGTTGGTTGAGAGTCTCAGAAGTGAGTTATTAGCCAATCTGATTGGGTGTTGCTGCGAAGGAGATGAGAGGTTGCTCGTGGCCAAGTTTATGCCCCATGAAACTCTCGCTAAGCATCTTTTTCACT GGGGTGCTCAACCAATGAAATGGGCCATGAGATTGAGGGTGGCTTTGCATCTGGCACAAGCTCTGGAGTACTATAGCAGCAAAGGACGTGCATTGTATCACGATCTCAATGCCTACAGGGTTTTATTTGATCAG GATGGCATTCCCAGACTATCCTGCTTTGGCCTCACGAAGAATAGCAGGGATGGCAAGAGTTATAGTACAAACTTAGCATTCACTCCTCTAGAGTACCTGAGAACTGATATTT TGACACCAGAAAGTGTGGTTTACAGCTTTGGAACGTTGTTGCCGGATCTTCTGAGTGGAAAACATATACCCCCTAGTCAT GCACTTGATCTAATTCGTCGCAAGAATTTTCTAATGCTTATGGATTCTGCTCTAGAGG GTTCAAGGTATTTGAACTTTCTTACATgg GAAGTGGGAAATGTTGGCGAAGCTATCAGGGAAGATGGGCTCAACTTCGATTTGGACGAGGCTATTTTGCAG ATTGATATG AGGAGTTGGTTCGTAGTAATTAGTTGGAGGATGCTAATGGGGTCCTCTTGTGGGGTGCCAAAGGTACGTGGCTTGAGAGCTATTGATGAGGTCTATGACCTTTTAATTGTTGAAGATTGCGAAATGGGTATTGGTTTCTATTGA